A stretch of the Corythoichthys intestinalis isolate RoL2023-P3 chromosome 22, ASM3026506v1, whole genome shotgun sequence genome encodes the following:
- the LOC130910161 gene encoding zona pellucida sperm-binding protein 1-like: MARLWLLVVLNWSFLVLGQQQGDEKTRFEEMQPEITKFGEDYGSRTEYDDDEEAFPDPEAMETSDPDSGKGAVVTYDGVEGEPVEVSLSGWTSSIDPSQSGLQVSCDDKGFRIILPAGQLNDVQVFGSQNHQSNSQCGLNVTHLENTLTVPFTGCYEEDTDRYSLQLLYKDDFDEDRVATVTCHQNLESTPGPLPRAGAPASKCRTPPPPQTPPKALHCAMDPREQIQCGYEGISPPDCKLDGCCVDPTSHKCFYPMNECTVDRHFVFIIRSTYASTTLDPTELVIPGTDCKPVVVNADFAIFKFKVTECGTRTYDIGMTRFYLAEVQTLVRALNLKYGIITRTDPLRFLVECRYSLAAHDHQPFASVGYMVKIPSRDLPSSIPSDGLYGVELRIATDKTFSTFLPSVPTLRYILGKPVYLELRLLSPKPNAILLVKYCLAYPRSAKNALVLVYEGCANPNDPNVSILQMTDLPQNRHQRHFEVKAFQFMDVKTKLYLNEQIQFMCSAEVCRSDEKICEERCFDGKVQ; encoded by the exons ATGGCTCGCCTCTGGCTGCTGGTGGTCCTGAATTGGAGTTTTCTGGTTTTGGGACAGCAGCAAGGAGATGAAAAAACGCGTTTTGAAGAGATGCAACCTGAAATTACGAAATTTGGCGAAGACTATGGTAGCAGGACTGAATATGACGACGATGAAGAAGCTTTTCCTGATCCTGAGGCAATGGAAACATCGGACCCCGATTCTGGAAAAGGGGCTGTGGTGACATACGATGGAGTGGAGGGGGAGCCTGTTGAGGTCTCTCTGAGTGGATGGACGAGCTCCATCGACCCAAGTCAAAGTGGACTGCAAGTATCGTGTGATGACAAAGGCTTTAGGATCATTCTCCCGGCTGGTCAGCTCAATGACGTCCAAGTTTTTG GCTCTCAAAACCATCAATCCAACTCTCAATGTGGTCTCAACGTGACCCACCTTGAGAACACCTTGACTGTACCTTTCACTGGATGCTACGAGGAGGAT ACCGACAGATACAGCCTGCAGCTGCTCTACAAGGATGATTTCGATGAGGACCGAGTCGCCACGGTGACTTGCCATCAGAATCTGGAGTCCACACCTGGGCCGCTACCTCGCGCCGGTGCCCCAGCATCTAAGTGCCGCACGCCGCCACCGCCGCAAACTCCACCAAAAGCACTTC ATTGTGCCATGGACCCTCGAGAGCAGATTCAATGTGGCTATGAGGGTATTTCGCCCCCTGATTGTAAATTAGACGGATGCTGTGTGGATCCTACGTCACATAAATGCTTCTATCCAATGAATG AATGCACGGTGGATCGCCATTTCGTTTTTATCATTCGCTCCACATATGCGTCAACAACTCTCGACCCCACCGAATTGGTGATTCCCGGAACGGACTGCAAACCAGTTGTAGTCAATGCTGACTTTGCCATCTTTAAGTTCAAAGTAACCGAATGTGGCACGCGTACTTAT GACATTGGCATGACAAGGTTCTACCTGGCAGAAGTTCAGACTCTAGTTCGAGCCCTCAACCTCAAGTATGGTATCATCACGAGAACGGATCCATTAAG GTTCTTAGTGGAGTGTCGCTACAGTTTGGCTGCTCACGACCATCAACCATTTGCCAGCGTCGGTTACATGGTGAAGATCCCGAGTCGCGACCTGCCCTCGTCAATACCTTCAGATGGTTTATACGGCGTTGAATTGAGAATTGCTACAG ATAAGACCTTCTCTACTTTCCTGCCTTCTGTCCCAACTTTGCGTTACATTCTGGGCAAACCTGTGTATTTGGAACTCCGACTGTTGTCTCCCAAACCCAATGCAATCCTTCTGGTCAAGTATTGTCTGGCGTACCCTCGCTCAGCTAAGAACGCCTTGGTCTTGGTTTATGAAGG GTGTGCCAACCCTAATGACCCAAATGTATCCATCctgcaaatgacagacttgccccaAAATCGCCATCAGAGGCATTTTGAGGTCAAGGCATTTCAGTTTATGGATGTTAAGACTAAGCTTTACCTCAATGAACAA ATACAATTCATGTGCTCTGCAGAGGTTTGCAGGTCGGATGAAAAGATTTGTGAAGAGCGCTGCTTTGATGGAAAA GTACAGTGA